Below is a genomic region from Treponema sp. J25.
ACCACCAGGCCATCGATATCGTACCGGAGGGTTTCCCGTTCCTGGCTGATCTTGTTTCGGTAGGCAATGATATCCTCGATGCGAGAGAACACCCTGGTAGGGGGCACCAGAAAGCCCCGGGCCGCAAGCCAGGCGATCTTTTCTTCTTCGTTTTCAAAATAGTGATCATTTGCAGGATCCGCCGCATCATAGCACACCACTTCCAGGTCTTCGCAGCCGGTCCCATCCTTTCGTCGCATAAGACCGTTGGCCGCATTGCGGCAGTTTGCCTTGTCGGCATATTTCTCCTTCCAGACCGGCCGGGGCATGAGCACTTCGCCCCGAATACCTCCCGAAAAAGGAATATCCAGGACAGGCAAAACCCCCTTCATTTTGAGGGCATTGGGGGTGATATCGTCCCCCACAAGACCATCCCCCCGGGTAACCGCCCGAACAAGGCGACCCTCATCGTACTGCAGTTCCAGGCTTGCCCCATCAAGTTTATACTGCACCACATAGCGGGGAGCCCGAATTTTCTGGGCCCAGGCGATAAACTCCTCGGGGCTTGCGGCCTTTTCCTGGCTCCCCATAGGGATGCGGTGGGCCGCCTTGGGAAAGCCATCGGTACTATCCTGACCAATCTGGGTAAACAGGGGATTTTCTGGATCCAGCGCCTTAAGTTCATCCCAGAGGGCATCAAATTCGGCATCGCTAATTTCCCCTTCCCCATTGTAGTAGGCTTCCTGATAATGTCTGATGAGAGCTTCCAGCTGGGCAACCCGCCCGGAACGCCCCTCTTTTTCCTCCGAAGAAGCCCCAGGGTTCTTCTCTTTCTGTTTTTTTCCTTCTCCCTGAGACAAATCCTGCGCCGACGGGATCCTCTCCGACAACGGAGGCCCCTTCCCAGCCAAGGGGTCCTTTCCCGAAAGCACAGGCTCTTCTCCCAACCCGCGGTTCTTTTCTGGCGACGTAGTCTCGCCCACCGACGGGGCATTTTTTCCCTTTTGAGGGCGGCCCTGGGACCGGTCAGGCGGCGAAAGCTCGCCCCCCCTCAGTTCTGAGTCTCCAAAGAGGTCCCCTTGATAAGGTACAGTTCCCATATGCGGTGATCCTTTGCTTTTCCTTTCCTTTCAAATTTAGTCTCTGGGCGCCACTGTTGTCCACGGGCAAACCCGTTTTCCGCCTCCGCTTCTCCGGCCTTCCAATAGGGATTCAAAAGCCCCGGGGTCGCAGAGAATTCCCGCAGGGCCCAGTATGCATAGTCTTCCCAATCGGTGGTCATATACACATAGCCGCCGGTTTTTAGTTTCTGGACTAACAGATCCGTAAAGGGCCGCTGGATGAGTCGCCGCTTGTGATGCCGTTTTTTGGGCCAGGGATCGGGGAAAAAAATATGGAACGCCGCCACCGACTGGTCCGGGATCATATCCATAAGCACTTCTACCGCGTCGTGTTCAATAATCCGTATGTTTTCAAGATGCCGTTGTTCGATTTCCCAGAGGAGCTTCCCCACCCCGGGGCGGTGCACCTCGATACCGAGGTAATTACATTCCCGATGGGCCTCTGCGATGCGGGCTGTGGCATCCCCCATCCCGAAACCAATTTCAATGGTCACGGGATTGGTATTCCCAAACAGAGAAGCCATATCAACAGGACCCTTTTGATAGGGGATGCAGTAACGGGGCGCCAACTCGGTATAACTGCGTTCCTGGGCCGCCGTCATACGGCCGGCCCGGAGCACAAAGCTCCGTACCCTTCGCCACTGGGCCCTATCGGGAGAAGGACCCCTTTTTTCTTCTTCAGAATTTTCCTGCGGATAGGAAAAAGATTCTCTTTCTTGTCCCTGTTCCATATCTTTTTACCTCGTATGGTTACTCCTATTAAGGGAGGCCCTGGATGCTGGTAAGAGCAGCGATACCCCTATCGGGATCCTCCGCCCAGAGCGCCACGGCCCGGGCAGAACCAGGGAAGCCCAGATCCCTGAAAGCCCCCTGGGCATGGCTCAACGGTACGGTTCGAATAATCCGAAGATCCTGATCATATACGACAAGATCATTCTTAGGATAGCTTGAAACGATGCGGTAACTTCCCCTATCTAAAATAAGCTGAGGAAACGCAGACACCGGCGTAAGGGGCGCATCAAGTCCCACAGACCGCTCTACCTGCTCTCCCCCCTTATCCCGGAGGATTATTCGATAACGGCCCCGGGGGAGCGGCCCCGAAGGATACATCTGAATTCTATGGCTCCCAATCCATACCCTTCGCGAGGGTCCCTGGGAAGACGGGGGAGAGGCATTTTTTTCTCCGCCCCCCACCACCGGGGGCGCTTCTGCTTCACCGGCGGCCAGTCCTTCCAGCAAAGGCTCCCCTGGGGGGGGACGCAGCGCCCCCGGCGAATTCTCCCCCTCCTCGATGCTCAGCCAGTCCTGACGAGTAAGTTTCCAGTAGAGTTGACTTTCATCATGAATCAGGTACAGTTCTTCCAGATCCTCAAAGCCATCATCATCGGCGGGGGCAACAAAAAGACTGAGGGATTCTTCAATTTTTCCCTCTTTCTGCGCATATATTAGGCGGAGACGAACCCCTTCGATACGAGGAGGCTGACTTGAACAGGCAAAAAGGAAAAAGAGACACCCCAGTATCCCTGCGATTTCCTTGAACCTCCGAAGGGTAATCATCCTATTTCCTCGTTTTATTTTGAGCATCTCCTCGCCCCACCATACCGGTTCCCTATTTCGATGGGCCCCTTCCAAAAGGGAACACACCGACCTTTGTGTAGCCCCAGGCTATTGGTACTATAGCCGCTTTTTGTCCCTTCCCGCAAGAGAAACATCTCTTTACCGGGAAACATTCAGGAAAACATTCAGACGCCGAGGGAAACCCCGACATTCCGTAGCACAGAGACCCAAAGGGTTGCCATTTTTTTTTGACGACAGTATCCTTACAGTATAAGGAGCGCAGGCTATGTTTGACTATATCACCTACACCACCGTAGAAGGTCCCCGCCAGGCTCATCAGGTAGAAGTATACGCCCTTTCTACCTGTGGTTTTTGTAAAAGGGCCCTGGAATTCCTTAAAAATCAGGGGATTAGCCATAAGTACGTCCATGTGGATCTCCTTCCCCTGGAAGTAAAAAACCAGATAAAAGAGGCTCTTCGCTCCCAATTCAACCAGGCGGTCTCCTTTCCCTTTCTGGTGATTGATGGGAAAAAGGCCCTGGTAGGTTTTGTGGAAGCGGAATGGCGAAAAGCCCTATTAGACCAGTAAGGGGAAGGCCCTCGACGAGAAGAGAGGTCCCCTGAAGGCACAGACCCCATCGGTAAAGTAAGGAATAGACCATGAAGGAAAAAAACAAAGAAGAGGTCCGTCGTTTTACGGAGATGGTGGCCCAAAAACAGGGGTGGGTGTTGAGCCAGGATACGGCGTTGTACGAGGACCTCGTCACGGGGCTTATGGTAAACTGGAATCGATACGGATACTTTCTTTGCCCCTGCCGGGATAGCGAAGGAAGCCGGGAAAAGGACCAACCCATCATTTGTCCCTGTATCTATGCCCGGCCGGATATTCAAGAGTATGGCCACTGTTTTTGTTCCCTCTACTGGTCAGAGGACTTTGCCCGATCCGGGAAAAGCCCCCAGGGCATTCCTGACCGCCACGTGGAGGGGTAAAGGGAGAAACCCTCCGGTACCCCAAAAAACAGAGAGGAGTGCCATCCCAAAAGGGTCTTCTCCCGGCGGATAACCAACAGGGTCCTCGCCGCGGATTTTATGAGAGGCGGATTTTATGCCCCTTCAGAGAAGCATCTTTCAGAGATAAAAGCTCAAGGTGATGATCGTGGTATCGGAGGCCTTAATCTGGCTTACCACGGACTCAAATTTTACATTCACCTTCTCACAGGCCTCACTTAAGTAAGAAAGATAATAGAGGCCCAGTTCGGTATCGGTTCCCCCTTCGGGAATTTCCCGGTAAAAATCAAAGAGGCTCTTTCGCTTCAGGTCCGCCGATTTTTTAGAATCGATACTTTCTTTTATGACTTCGTACTCCGCTTCTTTGTTGTACAGGGTTACCTGGAGTTTCCCCTGGGTACCGATAGAGGTTCGGGTGCCCCCAATCTTCCACGACACATAGACCAGTTCCTCGTTGCGGATAAGCTCTTCAATTACCCGGTTGCGGATGTTTTGATCGAGCAGGACCGCATTGGGATCCACCGCCCCCCGGTACAGGATATTCGCCTGGCGCCGGAGGTTAGCGTTTTCCGCATTCACCGCGAGCTCTATAATCATCAAGGCCATGTATTCGGCAATCCGGCCCTTTTCCATATATTCCGCCAGGGTATGCCGGATATCCCGGATGAGGGTATCAAAATTTTCTACCCCCCTGAATTTGGTAAGAATAAACCAGATCACCGAGCGCAGATTGTTAAGAAATTTCTCGCTCAAAAAAAGCTGGACGTTTTTCTCTTCCGGCAGAAGATTGGGGTTCTTCATTATCGCGGTCCGGATGGGGGACAGAATTTCATCCTTCAGTTCCTGGACCTGCTTTTCCCGTTCTTTCAGGTAACTTGCAAGGAAGGACTCGTTAAAACGGGTTTTTTCATCAATGATTGAAGAAGGGTTCATCCGGTTCCAGCGCTTTATCACCTCCGAAGAAAGGAGCTTGGAAAAAAGCACATTATTGTATTGCCGATAGAGGAGGCTATACACGATAAGTTTGGAAAGATCCATGATTTCCTGACGGCGGGATACAAACTCCGCCCGGGCAATTTCAATCTTGGAAATATAATCGATAAGGAGCATCCGCTGAATCGCCGCAGGAACAAATTTATCGAGCAAAAGACCATATTCTTCCACATTATCCGCTAACTTAAAGCGGGCGAGTTTCTTGTTTTGTTTAATAAATACGGTCGTTCCCTCTTCGGTAAGCACCACCTTAAGGGGAAGTTCCAACACGGTTTTCTTTTCTTGACTTGGCATACCCCTATTATAACGGGAGAACCCCATTCTGTCACCTTGATTCTGACCTTGACCGAATTTTCTCAGCCGATTATGGTACAGGAGTAATGAACAGATCCCGTATCTGGCGCAACATGCTGATCCTGTGGACAGGAAGCTTCCTCTTTTTTAACACGCCAGGAGCCTTCTCCGAGCTCTTCCCTCAGGGAGGGCATACATCTTCTGCTATTTCCCTTGAAAGGAGACAAGAAGCCCGAAACGCCACAGGGGCACTCCACCAGAAATTACGGGCCTGGGGCGTTTCGGTGGAAGTTCAAGATCTTCTTAAAGAGTACGGGAGCTTTGGCAGTTCCCTCCTGGTACCGATTCCTTCGGCAGGGGCTTCTCTTTCTTCCCGAACCCTGGTACTCGCCTGTTCCCTCGCAGATCCAGAGGGGAAAGACCTCCTTACCCTCCTTTTATATCAGATTCACCAGGGAAATATCCGGCCGGGAGTGTCATTGCTGATTGCCTTCTTAGGAGAAGAAGAACCCCTCTCCCTCGACCAGGCCAGCGCCACCCTCTTTGATCCCCCCCCACCATATCGGGGTTTACAGGCCCTGTTGGATCGTTTTGAGGATCCTGAGGCGGTAAGCCTTATCTACCTGAGTTTTTCTCCTCTCTCCACTCAACTGACCCTTCAGTATGGAAGCTCTGGCGCCCTTGCCTCAAGTCAGCTCCTGGCAGCGGTTTTTCACTCTCTAAAGAAGGCGGGGCTTCTCAGCACCCTACCAACACCCTACACCATCCTGTATAAATTAGGCCTTATCACCGGCGACCCCCGGATGGGCCTTATGGCAGAAGCAGGCATTGATGGCCTTCTCATCGAACTTCCTATCGAGCTTCCCGGCAGGGGAGGTACAGCCTCTGAATTTCCTACCGCAGAAGAAACCCATGCCCCACTGCCAGCCCAGAACGGTCATTCCGCTTTAGAAACCGCACTGGGACCGGTTACTACGAGCCGCGGGCTTTCCTTTTTTAAGGAATTACTCGAAAATCCTTCCTGGAGCTACCTCCAGCGGGATCAGCACTATTCACTCTTTCCAACGTTTCAGGGGACATGGTATATATTGCCAGAAAAACAAACGGTCCATATTTTGCTTGTGCTGCTCTTTGCGCTCTTCTGCTTTGTGGGAAGCTATTCCATCATCTACCGACAGAGCCTCCTGGTTCAGTGGATTGTCTTTATTCGTCGTTCCTGGGTGCTTTTATTGTATTACCTTGTCTTTGCGGTCCTCTGTTGGGGAAGTTCATTTTTTATATCTTTGTGGAATTTTAATTCCCCCTATCCGCCGGCCCTTTTAAAAATCCTGCTTGCCACCGCCGTAAGCCTTGGCCTTTTTTCTTTTTTCAGTGGTGTTCATGTACCCCGGAGGGCTGAGTTTTACGGTCATGGGGCGTTTTTTTTTCTTTTTGTCATTTCCCTTGTGGCGGTCTCCCTCGATGTGTCCTTCTTTTTACCCATCCTCTGGTTTTTTCTGTGGGTTTTTCTCGCCAGTGTCTGGAAACATCCCGTCCTTAACGGACTTGCCCTTATCATGGCTCCCCTGCAGTTTGGCCGTATCCTGTATACGACCTACACGCTACAGGAAACAACCCTGGCCCACCACCTCCTTTCCCCGGGGCTGGGAGAAAACATCCTTCTTGCCCTTTTTGTGTTTCCCCTGCTCCTCCTGCTAAAGCGCCTCATCCTCCTGAGCTACCCCCCAAAACGGTATTCCCTCGCCTGCCGTTTCCCTTTAGAGCTCGCTTTACCGCTCGCCATCCTTGCCATGACGGGCATCCTCTCTTTTTCGCCGGGGATGGTTTCCCTACCGTTCCTTCCTTACCCTGGAGTTCCAGGGGCCATGCATGGGCTTCCCAATAGGTCAGAACCTGGATTACTCCCTGCGGGGGAATCCACAAACCGCGAAGAGCTGGCAGGCGTCGAATCGGATCAAGCCAGAGAAACTCAGCCAGCCCGGGGAATCGATGGGACAGGGACCATTCAATACAGAAGTGGTCCCGTATCCTCAACCATCCTCCAGACAAGGCTCACCACGATTACCTTTTTTGATGAAAAAACCCTCTCTCTCAGCGTAACCTGTACAGGGACTCCTACGCTTATTTCGATACTCCTCGAGGCAAGGTCCCCCGCCGGGGAGAGACTCGAGATATACAGTTCCCCCGTACCGGTAACGTTTATGAATACCCACACTGCCCGGTTTGTGCTGGGACCTCTGCCGTCCAATCCCCTTGTTCTGGATATTACTGTTCCTGAAAACCTCAAGGGAAGATTTATTATTCGGGCCTTAGGAGAACAGACAGGCGAAGAAAAGGAAGTACTCTTTTAGGAACGCAAAGCGGCGCCTCCGGCTTTCTCAAACCTCACATCAGAGATACAGCCACCGCCCGGACCTTTCTCCCGGTCCTATTCCAGAAGACCCCTCTAGAGGCTGAGGACCACCCACCAGAAACAGGGCCCTTCGTGTTATTTCCAGGACAGGCTGTATTCTACTGCCTCAGGGGCAAGCAGAATGTCCGCCGTCGGGGCCGTAAAAGTAAGACGCAGGCCCGAGAGGCTCAGGGTGCCCACCTTTCCCCTTCCAATACCCCGCCCTTCGTAACTGGGAACCGTGGGGGTCGTAATAGTGAGGCCTATTTCGTAGCCCTCAAAAACGGAGCGAACCAGGTTTTGTATGTCCGGATCGGTCGTAGCCGGCCCCGGGGCAAGCCGGATGACAAGGCGCTTTTGATCGGCCTCGTCAGAGAAAGATACGAGCCGCCCGGTGGAATCAAGAAAGACCCTGAGGGCATCCAGGTTCTGAAAGGCCAGCTCCGCCAGGACGGTGATATTTTTTTCATCCTGCCGGGTATTGTAGGAACGGAGCGAAAGGCCCGGCACTCGGGTGACGGTTCGTTCAAAATCGACCTTCCCTACCGGGAAGGGCAGAAAACGTTCGTTCCCGTCTAATTTCCCCAGGGACTCTACCATCCGGCTTACCTGATACACCAACTGTATCGTACCGCTCCCATCCTGGCGAATCGTGATATTCGACTGGACCCCCACACAGGAAGAAAACAACAAAAGGGTCACCATAAGGACCATGCCTAACCAGCCTTCTTTATTTTCCCTGCCAAATAAAAGGGTCCCTTTCCTCTTTTTTTCTGGTCCCTTCCGCTCCCCCTGCCCGAAGGGCCCACAGGGAGATCCGGGGAGAAATTCCATTCCCTCCGCCGGGAAACCCCATCGCTTTTTTTTCACCTTAAAACTCCTCCGAGTAAATTTGCACATCCTGGATACGAACCGGCACATCCTGTTCAATCATGGTAAAGGCCTTCTGGAGCACCGACTCTCCAAAATGCTTTGAATTCGACACGACCGCCCCACCAAGGTGAGCAAAGGACAGGGAATCCTGCAGGTCAATTTCGGCCACACTCATGTTGAATTTTCTCTGGAGCCGATCCTTTACGGAACGAACAATGCGCCGCTTATCCTTTATGTTTTGCACATCCGGTATTTCAAATACCACCTGAATCATAGACACAACCATAGGCACTTGCTGGTAATCCCAGCTTCCTCTGGGATATACTATACACTATCAATGGAAGGTTTGCGAAGACACCCCTACCCAAGAAAGACCTGGTTTGGCCTCTTTTTTTTTGTGGTTCTCCCCTTTCTTGTGGCCCAGGAGGAAACGTCGGGAGGCGAGGCTGAGGTACCATCGGCGCCCTCCCCGGAACAAACAAATACCACCCCCTCTTCGTCGTCGGCAACCAGCACGTCGACACCATCAACGAGCACCACGCCGGTAACGTCAATGGCCACCGGCGGAAGGGTCACCCTTTCCGGCCTTTCTCCGGAGGCGCCGGCGGAATTCTTTTCCATGGATATTAACAACAGCAAGGTAGATCTTTTTGTAACGGGGTCCTGGGAAGGGAGCCTCTCGGCCCAATGGGGACTTTCCCTTACCAAACTGGGCTGGCAGGTAGCGGCCACCGAGACTCCCATCCTGTTTTCCCAGAAGGCGGATCTTACCCTGAGTCTTTGGGTCGATAATCGGTGGTTTATCGAAGGACGATTTGTCGAAGGTTCCACATCCAACAGTTACCGGGCAGGCTATCAGGGCACAGAGGAAGAGATAGTCCAGTACGTAGGGATTGGCAACCGGGGCCTTGATTTTCCCAGCTTTCCCTTTTTGGACGTAGGGGGTAACTCCGCAAGCTCCTTTGGGGCCTATGGCCACTTCCGATGGGGAAATCTCCACCTCCATAGCCTCCTTCGCTACGATGGGGCGGTCCGCAAAGAAAAGTGGTACCAGGGTCGGCGGGAAGTCCAGAAGAACACCTACAGCCTGGATACTATGGTACGGGGCCGTTTCTTTGTCCTTCCCGACACGAATATCAAAGACGTTCGGGTCTTTATAGAAGACGAAGCAGGAACGCTCAGGGATAGTCGGGGAAGACGCTGGGGGGAACTTAAAACCAGTGAATACGCCGTAAGCACCCAGGATGGTATTCTGGAGCTTACCGCAAGCCCCAGCCGAAAAGTGGCGATCCTGTATAGCACGGCCACTTCGAGCACCCCCTGGGAAAGCAGCCTTGGCACCTATGGTGATGGAAGCACCGGTGGTTCGCTCTACCTTAAGACCCTCCAGGACTATGTCAGCGCCGCCTACAATGCGGGGCCCCTCGCCGCCGCGAAAACCCCTCCCCTCCTCCGCAACTACCCCCAGTGCGGCCAGGAAGAGAAAAAACCGGGGGATACCGACAACATCCCGGGGACCATCACGCTTTTCCTTGATGGGAACAGCACAGCGGCCCTGGTCATCTGGGAACGGGGAACCTTTTCTCCCTTTGAACGGCTTTCCCGCTATGCCCTGGGCTCTGCGGAGGCAACGCCCGAACTGGTAAGTGCCAGCACCGGCGCGGCCCGCCGGGACTATACCTTCGAATCCGTGGAGGTCCTGGGCAACCTCTCCGCCCCATCGAGCAGCGGGGAAAGTTCCCGGGGCGGTCCCCTTTACGAGCTTATTCAGGCCGGAACTTCCTACGATAGCCGGAATCCGGCCACCCTCTGGCCCCTGGTGGGAATAGCCCCCGAACTGTACCTCCCTGGCTATCACCCAAGTCCCGTGGACCTGGTAATCCAGGTGCGTTCCTATGGAGCGGAGGATAATTTTTCCATCGGCACCGATGTGCTCCCCGATTCCGTCCAGGTGTACCGGAACGGGGTCCTCGACAGCTTTGCCACCTACGATAGTGAAACGGGAACCGTTACCCTGGGAAGTCCCCCGGGCTCCCAGGAACTTATCCACATTACCTACCTTTCCCGGAGCGCCGAACGGACCTTCGGAAGCCTTGCGGCGGCGGTGGGGCTTGAATATGTACCGGCGGAGTCCTTTGCGGCCCGACTTGCCCTGGGGACCCGATGGAACCTTAATCCCGCCGCCTACAGCAAGGCCGGCGAAAGCAACGAAGGTACCATCAGCATGGGAGGAGAACTCCGCTGGACCAGTCAGGAACACCGCATCCAGCTGGCCGGGGCCCTGGGCCTTAAAAACACCGACACCACCGGGCTCTACCGCGTCCTGGGTATGGAGGGGGCTGAAACCATTACGGAATATGATGGCTACGACGAGAATGATTACTTCCAGAGCCCCACTCCCATCAAAAAAAGCGACAGCATGCCCTCATGGGTCAGCAATTCCCTTGAAGCCTCCAGTCAGGCACCCCTGGTGTACCGGAACTACACCCAGACGAGCGCCATCGGGCTCAGCACCCTTACTCCCATCGAATGGGAAGGGAACCAGCTTGTCTCTAGCGTCTCCGGCCCCTACCCCGTATACGACAAAAGCCTGGACGAGCCCGTTTTGGTGGCCGAGACAAGCCTGAGCTCCAGCCACTACTGGACGGGCTTTCAGGTTGAACTGGGAGAGAAGGCAAGTGTCCTTGAGACCGCCAAAACCATCACGGTGCCCCTCTATTTTTACGGGGCTACTCCGGCCCAAAACCTAGAGGTCTACCTTCAGATGGGGGATCTCACCGACAAGGATGAACTGTATCCCGAAAACCCGCAGCGGATAGTCACCAAAAAGCTAGCCACCTTTTTGGTGTCAGGGGGAAGCGGAACCCTGAGCTACCCCACCAGTTGGACCACCCTCACGGTGAACCTTTCCGACGAGGACCGACGCGTCCTCCAGAACGCCCGGGCCTTCCGGATTCTTCTTCTTCCCGAGACAGCCCCTCCCACCGAACCCCTTTCCTTTAGCCTTGTCGTGGGGCCCCTCATCATCCATGGGAGTTCCCTCAGGCCCATCATGGCGATCGAAACCACCAGTGGCAGCGAAAGCACCCTTACCATCATATCCGCCCAGGACAGCACGAGCGGCGCCGCGGTAGCAGCGGCAGAGGTGTATGACCCTTCGCTTCGTTCCCAGTTCCCCAGCCAGATTGACCGGCTCCACAGCGATGGGTCCCGCCAGCGGGTCCTGCACCTTCAGTGGGAAAGCCCCGATCCGGCCCCCACGGGAAGCCGCACCTTTCCCGGGGCAGATGGACGGCTCCCGCTGCTTCCCCTGCACCACTACAAAGCGGTAAGTTTCTTTGTAAAGGGACCCACAGCAACCACAGAGTCCGAGCAAAGCAATCTGAACCAGGGGACCTTCCACCTTATCGTGGGGCCGGGGCCCGATGTAGCCGGATCTCCCCGCACCGCCGTCCTGGAGGTACAGTTTCCCCTGAGCGCCCTTTCGGCAGACCAGTGGCAACAGGTCCTGGTTCGCTACCAGGGAGACTCCCCTGGCGTGTACGTGGATGGGAGCAAGGTAACCGGGGCAACCGTAAGTTTTCGGCCCGAAAACCTCCTTTTAAGCAGTGGAAGCGAAGCAAATACCGATACGAGCGCCACCGGCGACGGAAACAACACCCACTACCTCCTCTGGTACCTCAAGCCCGCTGCTACTACTACCATCCCCGATGGGGCCATCAGCCTGGATGAACTGTGCCTCGAAGAGCCCCTCTGGGCCCTTACGGGACAGCTTGCGGCCCAATGGGCCTGGAACCACAAGGGGGTGGTGCTTGCCGCGGGCGCTTTCCCTATCCTGGAAAATCCCTCCTTCAACCTCACTGGCCAGGGCAGCCTCCTTTCTGCCCTTGAGTCAGCCCGCGCCATAGAAAACAGGGTTTT
It encodes:
- the trmB gene encoding tRNA (guanosine(46)-N7)-methyltransferase TrmB produces the protein MTAAQERSYTELAPRYCIPYQKGPVDMASLFGNTNPVTIEIGFGMGDATARIAEAHRECNYLGIEVHRPGVGKLLWEIEQRHLENIRIIEHDAVEVLMDMIPDQSVAAFHIFFPDPWPKKRHHKRRLIQRPFTDLLVQKLKTGGYVYMTTDWEDYAYWALREFSATPGLLNPYWKAGEAEAENGFARGQQWRPETKFERKGKAKDHRIWELYLIKGTSLETQN
- a CDS encoding glutaredoxin family protein; translation: MFDYITYTTVEGPRQAHQVEVYALSTCGFCKRALEFLKNQGISHKYVHVDLLPLEVKNQIKEALRSQFNQAVSFPFLVIDGKKALVGFVEAEWRKALLDQ
- a CDS encoding ferredoxin-thioredoxin reductase catalytic domain-containing protein translates to MKEKNKEEVRRFTEMVAQKQGWVLSQDTALYEDLVTGLMVNWNRYGYFLCPCRDSEGSREKDQPIICPCIYARPDIQEYGHCFCSLYWSEDFARSGKSPQGIPDRHVEG
- a CDS encoding DUF503 domain-containing protein — its product is MIQVVFEIPDVQNIKDKRRIVRSVKDRLQRKFNMSVAEIDLQDSLSFAHLGGAVVSNSKHFGESVLQKAFTMIEQDVPVRIQDVQIYSEEF